GGGTTAGTACCTtaaaatgaggaaaggaCACAATGAGAAGGGGTGCTGCatataaaagggaaataatgaGCGCGTAATGGCCGTGTGTGGACATtagaagagggagggagggtaATTCGTTTGATTACAACGAATTGGTGAccccacatacacacatattaGCTTTGGTGACTGACTGTTGGCCCACTTGCCCTTCAAACTGTTTCATTCGGGTCCCTATGTACGTGGAGGTGACAAAGCCCACGAAGGTAATTGCTGATGACTTGCACTACGCTTCATTGGATATCTTTGCTGTCTGTCATCTGTGTTTtggtcgttttttttgtttcttttcacgGTCACACAGAAGAAATAGGCGAAATTACTTTCGATATTCCGTGAAGTCCTATCTAGAGCAGGGGAGTAAGGGAAACCTGTATAAAATATGCCAAGTAGGCAGCAGAGGAACTTGGAGTGAGTCCATGATATCGACGAATACGGCCCCGTCAGTGAGGGAAGTAAAGGcgaaaagtgaaaacaaatATTTCTGTATCAGTGGTCGAGTGGCGTCGCCTCGGTACGGGAGTAAAGATTTTGGGAGCTTCCTCCTTTGAGTAGTGTCTGTGTTTTcattttgctctttttttaaactttctTCACAGCACCTCTCCTACTGCGTTGTTTCGTGTTTTACTCTAGTCCctgccttttcttctgtttttgtttctttttctttttaagctTTCTCGGTGCGTACTTTTTGCTGTTGATTTGTGTGTGATTGTGCAAAGTCGATAGTGTTTCGGTAATTCGCTTTGTCATTTCAACTTTCGTTACTCCCCTCCCCACTCCACCTCGCATCGctcttctttctgtttctacCGTTATTGCCATTCTTGTGGTTCCGTATGGTTGGAAACTGCGCCATGTTGCGATTTCTGTAAAGTAGAGGAATGAGGGAATGGGTATATCTAGTGCAGCAATGGTGTGGTGATGAGTGGCACTACCGTTATATGGAAATTCCGTCCCGAAGAAAGTGacctccgtttttttttttcacaccctctttttcctttatatcTCGTCTTCCGTTGCTGCCGCAACGAGACTTGTTCATCTTCACTGGCACTCTTTTATCCCTCTCCCCCCCGTTTCCTCTCTCTGTGTTTTGCCAGTGTTATTTATGTCTCAATCGATATCCAAAACAAGCAGGCAAAgggtatgttttttttatttttcagcTGAATGAGCAAAGAAGCAAGTGGGGGCAGAAGGGGATGAACGacaaaaaagcaactgaGGGAGAATTCGCCCGTGTGTGAATAACAGTGACTCCAAAAGAATGGGTTTTTtgattaaataaaaaaaaaaaagagcaatcacgcatatgtatttatgtacgcatgtgtgcttgtgtgcgcTTATTTAATGAAAAGTAATTTTACGATTATCATTCAAAAGCACAATAACGCGCCGTAGCTTTTACGGAAGGGAACCAGATGTTTCAGAAGTAGAGCAGGAAGGGAGAATTGTGGCTTTCGTTTggggaggaagatgaagcaGCGACAGGTCCAGCGTTAATGATTTTATTGTATTTGTTTAtctatttacttatttttcactcttacttttatttcttctttcgtaTAATATTCACATGGccatcatcatttttttttccgaaaacttgcttttctttcctctccttttctctcctccacttccacttccatTTCCACTTCCCAGACTTTCCGTATGTTCTTCGTTGTTGTTCTCGTGATGCCCTTCAGCTTCTTATCatctctttcccctctctccctctccagGTGCACACCCACGCGATTTAAAGGCACACCTCTGCCAAAGCGGGTTGAGTGGTAGCAGCGATACAAGAAACtgagtaaaggaaaataaacaaatgagGAAATGGGTGATTACAAATGCATCGGTACCTGTAGGAATGGACAAGAAGATGGGTGTTGCATGAatgagagaaggggaagggagtaACGGAGTAAGGAAGTCGTTGTTTGTGAATTGGGATGTGAACTGTTCCACTTGCCGTTTCTCTGGtgaccctttttttttgttttgtgtgagGAAATAGAATATTTTTCTGCTGTGGCATTTTCATATGTATTTTGCACGCTTCTTTGCGTGTATGTACATATTTGTATTCATTTACCCATATATATAAGACAGCTCTGAGGTATGAAGGGACGCGCTTGCATTACTGATATTCacctttttgtatttaatCATGACATCGGCTGTGATCACGTCATTGCCAACCCTGacggttattattattattatttattatttactaCTTCTTGTTTTAATCACTACCCCACAGAAGACTGGTGAGaacaagggaagaaagagaaggttAAGGTGAGGGACGAGGAGCGGTTATAAGGAAAGACTAATTAAGGTGAACGGTAAGGGAATTGCGTGGGATTTAGACTGCGGCAGCAATGGTGAGATTAGATCCCAGCGCATCCACGGCGTCATCCATGACCACAACCACAGCGACTTCTGCCCTTGATGTTTCATTGACTGAACAGGATACGTCACGCAGCAACGGGGGTGCGCAGGACAGCGCgatgcgtgtgtatgttcGCATTCGGCCTTTCACCGCGAGTGAACTCTTGGAAAATGGGGAGCGGCCCAACCGGACTATCGCTCTCGACGCGAGAGATGGCCACATAAAAATCATGGACCCCTCACGGAACTTCACGACGCGCCTCACGTACGTTTTTGAGCGCTGCTTTGACTCGGCCGAGGCCGGACCAGGAGCGGACCAGGAGGAAGTATACACGCATGTTGGTCGTACAGTTCTAAACAACACGGTGGATGGTTACAACGGTTGCATTTTGGCGTATGGACAAACGGGGACTGGTAAAACATACACCATGCTGGGGCCAAGGGACGTAGTGACTAGTGGGAGGTTCTATCGGGAAGAGCTGGCACAGCAaagctcctctttttctagTATCACTAAGTTGAAGCTATGCTCGCCCTCACCCTCCTGCTCAGGCCAGATGAAAGGCATAGATGAGAGTGCCTTTCTGGAACTCTCATTGGGTGGAGATAGTTTTTCGACGACGGAAGAAGGTATTATTCCTCGCTTGGCACGTGACCTCTTCAACTCCCTTCGACAAAAGCAGAGAGAAGACAGTTCGTACTCCTACCGCGTGGAAATGGAGTTCTATGAAATTTATAACGAAAAAGTCTTTGATCTCATCTCAGGTGGGCACTCTACAAATGACCTTCGGGTAAGGCACCAGACCGTACGGGGTGTTTTTGTGGAAGGTCTGGACCGGAAGCCAATAGCAGCAGAGGAAGATTTATTGTTCTGGATGTACCGGGGAAGCATTGAGCGTCATACCGCTTCCACCAAAATGAATGatcgcagcagccgcagtcACGCCATCCTTTCCATTCACGTTGTACAAATGACActtgatgaaaataataatactaaccGCGTCAGTAGTAAGCTCAATCTGGTTGATCTTGCTGGATCGGAGCGTATTGGCGCTAGTGGGGTGGAGGGTTTGCACTTCAAGGAATCCACGAAGATTAACTTGTCGCTCACGGCACTGGGTCGAGTCATTGATTGTCTAGCTGATGCTTCAACGGGTAAACCGAGCGCATTCTGTCCGTACCGTGAATCCAACCTCACATGGCTACTGATGGATTCGTTGGGCGGAAACAGCAAGACATCGATGGTGGCTACCGTTTCCCCGTGCGTGGAGCACTACGAAGTGACATGTCAAACACTGCGTTATGCCTCTCGTGCGAAGCAGATCGTCAACGTTGCCGTCGTGAATGAAGACCCACAGGTACGCCAGATCAAGAAGCTCACTGCCGAAGTGTCGAGACTAAAGCAGCTACTGAACAATCAGTCTATTTGTGACTATAGCAATGAAGAAGTTGAACGGTTGCGCCAGCGAGTGGTGCAACTTCAGCAGGAGGCGGTTGAACGTGACTTCATGTTGGAGACGTTTCGCGAAGAGTTGAACGACAAAACTAGTTTGATGAATCACCATCGCAACGGAAGTGTCACCCTTTGCAAACACAACGCTAATGgtaaacaacaccaacagggGGGAGAGACGATGACCAAGGATGAGGTTAACAGCCCACACCTGATGCGAAGgacgaagggaaaggagtCAACAGGGGGTGCAGCAACCGGTGATTATGGGGGAAAACAGAGTTCTCGGTCAGTAAATCCGTATCTCAATGCCAGGACGTTACAGCAGCTGAAGTACCTTCGAATTGAGGCCGATCAAGACTACGGTACACTGATAGCTACGCTGGCGCGGTGTGCATTCGACGCTACAATGAATTACGAATGCACGTTGCAGAAAAACATCATGATGATAAACTCTCATAGTCATGCCTTGCGAGAAAACGTGCAAAAGATGGAGGCCAAGGAATGGTTGGTACTTGCTTCCATTGGAGATGGGCTTCTTTCCGAGTTCGCTAAGGCATGCGGAAAGCATGCGAGCACCCCAAGGCACCACGAAACGGTGAAACCCAAGGGACTGAAGACCCCTGAAGTTGAAGTCCAGGATAAGGATAGGTATAAGGCACGAATGGAAATAAACAGGCTGCGAGAGCGGCTGTATGATGCCATGGTGGAAAACGATGGGCTCAAAGAGCGTTGTGAGGCGTTGGAAAAGGAAGCGCACAACTTCtccaaaatggaaagaacTCTAAAGCAAAAGTTAGCTACTCTGCAGGCTGAACTAGATGGGGCCGGTCCTAAGGTGATTGCATGGGCAACAAACACCATGAAGGCGGAACCAGGGTTGACACCGAGAACTGCTGTGAATACCACCAGGGAAAATCACGACTGTCCCAAAGAGGGGCGGAGGATGTCACCTCTACTCCCCAGCGCGAGATGTGTCCAAGCACGCAAGGTAAAACACAGTCCCCGTCAAAAGGAGGTTGGAGCCACTCGTCGTGTtgcagaaaaaaatgggacCGAAGCGCAGCTTGAAAACAGTGTATGTTCCCTCTCTGTTCCAGTGTTGAACCTCCGTCAGATCAGCGCAGCAGCTTTTCTCAGGTCTGCGATTGACTCTCACCACGATGCGCTGCTTGATCTTCTGATGGATAAGTTCCGCTTGGTCGGCAACCTGTACGAACAATATGCTAAGAGCTTTCTCGGAAAAAACCCTTTAACTGGGAGCAACGGAAAAAGCGAATGCCCTGAAAAAGAGCTGACGCTTGCAGAAGAACGATTGCCAAGCAAAAAAGTCCCAAAAAGGTCTGTGGAGgtgcagaaaaaaagtaaggtcGCGAGTGATATGATTTCATCCAGGGGGCGTGGTCGGGGCGGAGTTTTAACGGGAGATGATGCGCTATGCAGGGAGTCAACCGTTACCTTGCACAGTCCCAGGGGCGCAGAGAATGCTAAGGGGTTGCAACGACGCTGTCATCAAAAAGCGCAAGCTACGACAGTCCGAAAGACATCCAGAAGAACTCttggaagcagcagcgataTTTTTTTACCTGACTGCGAGGAAGAAGTCACCTTTTTGAAGGAACAGTTTACCAGGAGGGAATCTGAGATTAAAAAGGAGCATCAGTCGGTTGTCAGGGAGCTGCAAAACAACTTAGCTGAGGCAGTGAAAAGAGCGGCCCAGGAATATAAACAACTCTTGGATCAATCtagcaacgaaaagaagcagTTGAACGAGCAACTTGCCAAGTATGGATCAattgcggctgctgctgagaAGACTAAGGAAAGTGTCTCCGAACAAACGCGTTTGTTCAGGGAGCAATGTAGCGGACGAACTGCAATTGAGATCGAACAGATGGAGGTTTGGGCATCCACAGTGGCGAGCAGCGTAGCGAGTATTTACCGTCTACGAAAGGAACAGGAAAGTGTTGCTGCCGCAAAGGAACGGCAACAACTTATTAATCAGGCGGCCTGCGACAAAGCGGAACTAACGTGCTCCCTTCGCCACAGAACTGAAGTGCTTTTGGAGTGGGTATCCGGGCGTGAAGTTCTCCTCtgcgaagaagaaaggaCTCGTGCCCACCT
This region of Trypanosoma brucei gambiense DAL972 chromosome 10, complete sequence genomic DNA includes:
- a CDS encoding kinesin, putative; the encoded protein is MVRLDPSASTASSMTTTTATSALDVSLTEQDTSRSNGGAQDSAMRVYVRIRPFTASELLENGERPNRTIALDARDGHIKIMDPSRNFTTRLTYVFERCFDSAEAGPGADQEEVYTHVGRTVLNNTVDGYNGCILAYGQTGTGKTYTMLGPRDVVTSGRFYREELAQQSSSFSSITKLKLCSPSPSCSGQMKGIDESAFLELSLGGDSFSTTEEGIIPRLARDLFNSLRQKQREDSSYSYRVEMEFYEIYNEKVFDLISGGHSTNDLRVRHQTVRGVFVEGLDRKPIAAEEDLLFWMYRGSIERHTASTKMNDRSSRSHAILSIHVVQMTLDENNNTNRVSSKLNLVDLAGSERIGASGVEGLHFKESTKINLSLTALGRVIDCLADASTGKPSAFCPYRESNLTWLLMDSLGGNSKTSMVATVSPCVEHYEVTCQTLRYASRAKQIVNVAVVNEDPQVRQIKKLTAEVSRLKQLLNNQSICDYSNEEVERLRQRVVQLQQEAVERDFMLETFREELNDKTSLMNHHRNGSVTLCKHNANGKQHQQGGETMTKDEVNSPHLMRRTKGKESTGGAATGDYGGKQSSRSVNPYLNARTLQQLKYLRIEADQDYGTLIATLARCAFDATMNYECTLQKNIMMINSHSHALRENVQKMEAKEWLVLASIGDGLLSEFAKACGKHASTPRHHETVKPKGLKTPEVEVQDKDRYKARMEINRLRERLYDAMVENDGLKERCEALEKEAHNFSKMERTLKQKLATLQAELDGAGPKVIAWATNTMKAEPGLTPRTAVNTTRENHDCPKEGRRMSPLLPSARCVQARKVKHSPRQKEVGATRRVAEKNGTEAQLENSVCSLSVPVLNLRQISAAAFLRSAIDSHHDALLDLLMDKFRLVGNLYEQYAKSFLGKNPLTGSNGKSECPEKELTLAEERLPSKKVPKRSVEVQKKSKVASDMISSRGRGRGGVLTGDDALCRESTVTLHSPRGAENAKGLQRRCHQKAQATTVRKTSRRTLGSSSDIFLPDCEEEVTFLKEQFTRRESEIKKEHQSVVRELQNNLAEAVKRAAQEYKQLLDQSSNEKKQLNEQLAKYGSIAAAAEKTKESVSEQTRLFREQCSGRTAIEIEQMEVWASTVASSVASIYRLRKEQESVAAAKERQQLINQAACDKAELTCSLRHRTEVLLEWVSGREVLLCEEERTRAHLVLRFREQGIASGCCAELSTMLVESHKLLTEHCVVEHQVFIEGVTPICNAFLGASNALAKEKSHVMQLQGQVRSAVMGQCRQQLLQCREDEISAREAILASQDSEAAVIKDALRRIGGAIVINQKFVTDLRNRLNTAQTEQHRHQLRGCLEYEANSRNTILAAQKDGVATIRFAFEQAHLALEQKQYQTTRLNAELDCSKNNNHLQGVRVCLDSETDARDHLVAYQQGEWQVLESCFNTGRKMLMDNARYLCGLLDTANTSLAAAVVRAPKSALGAVFLFEQHERFVLEELNAHTTCLQDAHRELSVLLSTSQVQRECDVTLTALENYYSEELARTEKENKELKANIQILRENLDFQASLDQLQAEIEGDGPAGLGSGGGSEGDPLSLTQHREGLGISGLISNFFTRVGYVRKDGLPRDFSPRMMMSHASSEEDFGVMSDAAARFGYTPVKDGRNRRNSMQSIVGSALFPPNHDSTPLRDDDASIQ